In Terriglobia bacterium, a single window of DNA contains:
- a CDS encoding flippase has translation MDSKRVVNNSIALFVMDLSSKLVPLVTFPWILHALGPEGYGKVGFAAAVTGFFGLLASPGFRAYGVREAARAAEAPRTLVQKLMSARILLAVCSCLLLVGFTFTFAPRDQATRIILLITGAGILVKAVDVQWLYIGHSKMWRVSLVTIVGQLVYMAMILSWVHRPGDAWIVPLAAAVSIAVGAAILLNRAHKDFDIGLPKYMPEAWAKILPICAVLGIASMMSMIYDQIDTVMLRYMRTEAEVGLYVASYRLMAISMSFLTVLATVFFPLFSGAAKRDAHADRRYAQWMANSSIALALPIAAGGFVLAQPVSRLVMGARFAGAEHLLRWLMLNLLSASAAVLFASRLVPNNRERKYLLSVASGAVANVALNLVFIPKYGAIAAVFTTIVAQAIVAAMAFYFSRDLPQPVFARPLVVSLIATAAMIGGILAAQQMVNVNVVVVIAGGAGVYGLALLALQALWNQFARGEEAAVAVQGRSE, from the coding sequence ATGGATTCGAAACGCGTCGTTAACAATTCCATTGCTCTGTTCGTGATGGACCTCAGCAGCAAACTCGTGCCGCTGGTTACGTTTCCCTGGATTCTTCACGCGCTGGGTCCGGAAGGTTATGGAAAAGTAGGATTCGCTGCGGCAGTTACGGGATTTTTCGGACTGCTTGCGTCACCGGGTTTTCGTGCCTACGGAGTCCGAGAAGCCGCGCGTGCAGCCGAGGCGCCCCGGACGCTTGTGCAGAAGTTGATGAGTGCACGCATCCTGCTTGCGGTCTGCTCATGCTTGCTCCTGGTTGGGTTTACGTTCACATTTGCTCCCCGAGACCAGGCTACCAGGATTATCCTCCTGATCACCGGTGCCGGAATCCTCGTTAAAGCCGTCGACGTGCAGTGGCTTTACATCGGTCATTCCAAAATGTGGCGGGTGTCGCTGGTGACGATCGTGGGCCAGCTGGTGTACATGGCGATGATCCTGTCCTGGGTTCATCGGCCAGGTGATGCCTGGATCGTTCCGTTGGCCGCTGCCGTTTCGATTGCCGTTGGCGCTGCCATTCTGCTGAATCGGGCACACAAGGATTTCGACATCGGATTGCCGAAGTACATGCCTGAGGCATGGGCGAAGATTCTGCCCATCTGCGCCGTCCTGGGAATCGCGAGCATGATGTCGATGATCTACGACCAGATCGATACAGTCATGCTGCGGTATATGCGTACCGAGGCCGAAGTTGGATTGTACGTAGCAAGTTATCGGCTGATGGCGATCTCGATGTCGTTCCTCACAGTGTTGGCTACGGTCTTCTTCCCGTTGTTTTCTGGCGCAGCGAAACGCGACGCGCACGCGGACCGGCGGTACGCGCAATGGATGGCGAATTCCTCGATTGCGCTGGCACTGCCGATCGCCGCCGGTGGTTTTGTTCTTGCGCAGCCCGTCAGTCGCCTGGTCATGGGCGCTCGCTTTGCTGGCGCCGAACATCTGCTTCGCTGGTTGATGCTCAACCTGTTGAGTGCATCGGCGGCGGTGCTGTTCGCCTCGCGTCTGGTTCCCAATAATCGCGAGCGGAAATACCTGTTGAGCGTTGCTTCGGGCGCGGTAGCGAATGTTGCGCTCAACCTGGTGTTCATCCCCAAGTACGGGGCCATCGCCGCAGTGTTTACAACGATTGTTGCCCAGGCGATCGTGGCAGCGATGGCGTTTTATTTCAGTCGAGATTTGCCGCAGCCGGTATTCGCTCGTCCGCTTGTGGTGTCGTTGATCGCGACTGCCGCGATGATTGGCGGAATTCTGGCTGCCCAGCAGATGGTCAACGTGAATGTGGTAGTCGTTATCGCCGGCGGTGCGGGCGTATATGGACTTGCGCTGCTCGCGCTACAGGCATTGTGGAACCAGTTCGCGCGCGGTGAGGAAGCTGCAGTCGCGGTCCAGGGCAGGTCGGAATGA
- a CDS encoding glycosyltransferase family 4 protein, producing the protein MSPSASVGSESKRRCLVLLLEPTPYILPRALYLKRDPTLSVDLYFTFLNASQPWGLDADAEGVPVLLDRSVSFAARMRNIAALVRRIVRGEYGAAHLAGWAHWVVRLSILACRMRGVPFAVESDTPLRTSNGWRGRTKDRVYPLWMKWITFAIPGGTRQAEYFRHYGVPQEKILISHMTVDTARVRDARTPARREFREARGIPTDQVVCLFVGRLVHQKAIDVLLAAFEIAAARDPKLGLAIVGDGPERERVEKFVGKFPGRVWYPGRENQRGVISWMRSSDAFILPSRREPWGLVVNEAMVCGLPIIVSDACGCVDDLIFHQENGYVFPVDNVVKLAEAITAMATDKEKRTAMGEASQRIIAPWVIERQAETIKTALVKMLDSR; encoded by the coding sequence ATGAGCCCGAGCGCCAGTGTGGGTAGTGAATCCAAGCGCCGTTGTCTCGTATTGTTGCTCGAACCTACGCCTTACATCTTGCCACGCGCGCTGTATCTCAAGCGCGATCCAACCCTCTCGGTGGACCTCTACTTCACATTCCTGAACGCGTCCCAGCCATGGGGCTTGGATGCCGATGCGGAAGGTGTTCCGGTATTACTGGATCGGTCAGTCTCGTTTGCAGCGAGAATGCGAAACATTGCCGCGCTGGTTCGCCGGATCGTCCGGGGCGAGTATGGAGCCGCCCACCTCGCGGGATGGGCGCATTGGGTGGTTAGGCTGTCGATCCTCGCTTGTCGCATGCGAGGTGTTCCGTTCGCGGTGGAATCCGATACGCCCCTTCGGACGAGCAACGGCTGGCGCGGACGAACCAAAGACCGCGTCTACCCACTCTGGATGAAGTGGATCACATTCGCGATACCGGGCGGCACCCGGCAGGCCGAATACTTTCGCCACTACGGCGTTCCGCAGGAGAAGATCCTTATATCGCACATGACGGTCGATACGGCGAGGGTTCGTGACGCCAGGACCCCGGCCCGGCGTGAATTCAGAGAGGCGCGAGGAATTCCAACGGATCAGGTGGTATGTCTTTTTGTCGGGCGTCTCGTCCACCAGAAGGCTATCGACGTGCTCCTTGCGGCCTTTGAAATAGCTGCCGCACGCGATCCGAAACTGGGGCTTGCAATTGTGGGAGACGGTCCTGAACGGGAGCGAGTTGAAAAGTTCGTAGGCAAGTTTCCGGGTAGGGTATGGTATCCGGGTCGTGAAAACCAGCGCGGGGTAATATCGTGGATGCGCTCCAGCGATGCATTCATTCTGCCCTCACGCCGCGAACCGTGGGGGCTCGTCGTAAATGAGGCGATGGTGTGCGGTCTTCCCATCATCGTCTCAGATGCGTGTGGTTGCGTTGATGATCTTATCTTCCATCAAGAGAACGGTTACGTTTTCCCCGTCGACAATGTAGTGAAACTCGCGGAAGCGATCACCGCCATGGCAACCGACAAGGAGAAGCGAACAGCAATGGGGGAAGCCTCGCAACGAATCATCGCACCGTGGGTGATCGAGCGTCAGGCAGAAACGATCAAGACAGCCCTCGTGAAGATGTTGGATTCGAGATGA
- a CDS encoding polysaccharide deacetylase family protein gives MNNSLRWKRLIGKGYSVFHPAPSPKRPLAFVLTYHSIGTERGVTEENFRQQMFWLSNYAAVLELDSVIKGEWIPSPSGLVCAITFDDGYASVFRSAFPILRRLRLSASVYLLVEAIGDGVRKSSNEFDGLYPNEEMLTWTEVREMQAGGVRFGSHLLRHHDLTTLPDPEGADQLRRSKQDIENRLGVACSSFCYPWGRHNDRTVDAVQRAGYENAVITIQDRWASDHPPDRYRIPRTDVRRAYTLDDFESVVQGDWDFLGYIQRFRRSY, from the coding sequence ATGAACAACTCTCTACGTTGGAAACGGCTGATCGGCAAGGGCTATTCGGTATTTCATCCGGCGCCATCGCCCAAACGGCCGCTGGCATTTGTATTGACATATCACTCGATTGGAACCGAGCGCGGTGTAACGGAAGAGAATTTCCGGCAGCAGATGTTCTGGCTCAGCAACTACGCCGCGGTACTCGAGCTCGATTCCGTCATAAAGGGCGAATGGATTCCTTCTCCTTCCGGCCTCGTCTGCGCGATTACATTTGATGACGGTTACGCGAGCGTATTTCGAAGCGCCTTTCCGATCCTGCGGCGACTGCGTCTTTCCGCCAGCGTCTATCTTCTCGTCGAGGCCATCGGCGATGGCGTCCGAAAGTCGTCCAACGAATTCGACGGTCTCTATCCTAACGAAGAGATGCTGACTTGGACTGAAGTCAGGGAAATGCAGGCTGGCGGAGTTCGATTCGGGTCGCATCTGCTCCGACACCATGACTTAACCACCCTCCCCGATCCTGAAGGTGCCGACCAACTTCGCCGATCAAAGCAGGATATCGAAAACCGCCTCGGAGTAGCGTGCAGCAGCTTCTGTTATCCCTGGGGACGCCACAATGACCGTACCGTGGACGCAGTTCAACGCGCTGGCTATGAAAACGCCGTGATTACGATCCAGGATCGTTGGGCCAGCGATCATCCGCCGGACCGATACCGGATACCGAGGACGGATGTTCGGCGGGCGTACACGCTCGATGATTTCGAGAGTGTCGTGCAAGGTGACTGGGATTTTCTCGGTTACATCCAGCGGTTCCGGCGTTCATATTAG
- a CDS encoding glycosyltransferase family 4 protein gives MSEQNSSISAARPKILALLGCYLPGFNSGGPVRTVSCMVEALAPFFDWKLVTLNHDSGSTEIYSTVRTGEWNRVGSGDVFYIPKWNARTVQRIAHEVQPDIIYLNGFFSTSSICALLARKRGMLPQVPVVLATRGDLAGGALGLKILKKRGYMKVARGFSLYSGLHWHASSDREKSEILSQLEPFGVSPEIVHVAPDLGFGYKLSEIRRPEKHPGSARFVTLGRIVRMKNPLFTLERLSELQGEVSLDIFGPLQDPELWKECEQKIASLPANVTVRWHGSVSPQGVLEELSERHFFILPTLGENYGHVIIEGAAAGCPIIISNRTQWLGLSSQCVGWDIPLENTAEWRRVLQACVHMPEAEYRIMSQKASEFGRSVMNSKSNLEANVALFRRALAPIDNTGVGSFVRGVSR, from the coding sequence GTGTCGGAACAGAATTCATCAATTTCCGCTGCCAGGCCGAAGATTCTCGCGCTGCTCGGCTGCTATCTGCCGGGATTCAACTCGGGCGGGCCGGTGCGGACCGTCTCCTGCATGGTCGAAGCACTCGCACCGTTTTTCGACTGGAAGCTGGTTACGCTAAACCATGATTCGGGGAGTACGGAGATCTACAGCACTGTCCGAACCGGCGAATGGAACCGAGTTGGCAGCGGCGATGTGTTCTACATTCCAAAGTGGAACGCGCGTACGGTTCAGCGGATCGCGCACGAAGTGCAGCCTGACATCATTTACCTGAACGGTTTCTTCTCGACATCGAGCATTTGCGCCCTGCTCGCGCGGAAGCGCGGAATGCTTCCGCAGGTACCCGTTGTGCTGGCGACGCGCGGCGATCTCGCGGGGGGTGCGCTGGGGCTCAAAATCCTGAAGAAGCGCGGGTACATGAAAGTCGCTCGCGGGTTCAGCCTTTACTCCGGATTACATTGGCACGCCTCTTCGGATCGCGAGAAGTCGGAAATACTGAGCCAGTTGGAGCCGTTCGGCGTCTCGCCTGAGATTGTTCACGTGGCGCCTGACCTGGGTTTCGGTTATAAGCTGAGCGAAATTCGTAGACCTGAAAAGCATCCCGGTTCCGCACGGTTCGTTACATTAGGACGCATCGTGAGAATGAAGAATCCCCTGTTCACGCTCGAGAGATTGAGCGAACTGCAGGGCGAAGTAAGTTTGGATATTTTCGGGCCGTTGCAGGACCCCGAGCTTTGGAAGGAGTGCGAACAGAAGATCGCATCGCTGCCGGCCAATGTGACCGTGCGTTGGCATGGCTCGGTTTCCCCTCAGGGTGTTCTCGAAGAGTTGTCAGAAAGGCACTTCTTTATTCTCCCCACCCTGGGTGAGAATTACGGTCACGTAATCATTGAAGGGGCGGCTGCCGGGTGTCCGATCATCATCAGCAATCGCACCCAGTGGTTGGGATTGAGCAGTCAGTGTGTCGGCTGGGATATTCCATTGGAAAACACGGCGGAGTGGCGGCGAGTCCTGCAGGCGTGTGTCCATATGCCCGAGGCGGAATACCGCATCATGTCGCAAAAGGCTTCCGAGTTCGGCCGATCGGTAATGAACAGCAAGAGCAATCTCGAAGCGAATGTTGCATTGTTTCGCCGGGCTCTCGCTCCAATAGACAACACGGGCGTCGGATCATTCGTTAGGGGCGTGTCGCGATGA
- a CDS encoding glycosyltransferase family 2 protein, whose amino-acid sequence MSVPISVLIITGNEEINIRQVLENVCGWADQVFVVDSFSTDRTIEIARDMGAEVVQNPWPGYSAQKNWALDHLPFRNEWVFMLDADEFLSDGLKREVEQILAEDGRGFDGFYVKWRLIFYGKWIRHCGWYPAWGLRFFRHRLGRYENRPVDEHLILEGKLSECKHDIIHRDLHDMSYWIAKHIRYAQLNTVAYEQLDRNIGADERIRPRLFGSQAQRRRFLKEKVFRHLPARAFFYFLYRYFFRFGFLDGPKGLVFCIMHAIFVEFRVVMEWEKMHLHELRPHADGEAPPPVIVEKSSTMT is encoded by the coding sequence ATGAGCGTGCCCATTTCCGTTCTTATCATCACCGGAAACGAAGAGATCAATATCCGGCAGGTGCTGGAGAATGTCTGCGGTTGGGCTGACCAGGTCTTTGTTGTGGACAGTTTCAGTACAGACCGGACGATCGAAATCGCGCGCGATATGGGAGCGGAAGTCGTTCAGAACCCGTGGCCCGGGTATTCTGCCCAGAAAAATTGGGCGCTAGATCATCTCCCGTTCCGCAATGAATGGGTCTTCATGCTGGACGCCGACGAGTTCTTGTCCGACGGCCTGAAACGGGAAGTCGAACAAATCCTGGCGGAGGACGGCCGCGGCTTCGACGGCTTTTACGTCAAATGGCGTCTCATTTTTTACGGCAAGTGGATACGCCATTGCGGGTGGTATCCGGCATGGGGGCTGCGGTTCTTCAGGCACCGCCTCGGACGTTATGAAAACCGTCCCGTCGATGAGCACCTGATCCTGGAGGGCAAGCTCAGCGAGTGCAAACATGACATCATTCATCGTGACTTGCACGACATGTCGTACTGGATCGCAAAGCATATTCGCTATGCGCAACTGAACACCGTTGCTTATGAGCAACTCGATAGAAACATAGGGGCCGACGAGCGCATTCGGCCCCGCCTGTTCGGATCGCAAGCCCAACGGCGTCGGTTCCTTAAGGAGAAAGTGTTCCGCCATCTCCCCGCGCGTGCTTTCTTCTACTTTCTATATCGCTATTTCTTCCGGTTCGGGTTCCTGGACGGTCCCAAAGGACTGGTCTTCTGCATCATGCATGCCATCTTTGTGGAATTCAGGGTCGTGATGGAGTGGGAGAAAATGCATCTGCACGAGCTCAGACCTCATGCTGATGGCGAGGCGCCACCTCCCGTTATAGTCGAGAAGAGCTCCACTATGACGTAG
- a CDS encoding DUF362 domain-containing protein: MPKQVVAFRSRFAQYPDLPPFHPSERYPEYAFGEFEASANHAYAAVRECFRLAGLDATHFGTPEWNPLGELMHPGETVVLKPNMVKETHPRDPKGWQYVLTHGSVIRAAADYIWKAIGSPGKLYLADAPQTDSSWTGLVRVLGLESIQEFYRRQGFLFELVDLRREEWTSKDDVIVERRRLQGDPNGTAVLDLKDASEFVGHNGTGHYYGADYDSGEVNRHHSGGHHEYMIAGTVIKADVVFSLPKLKTHKKAGITVSLKNLVGVNADKNWLPHHTEGDPKDGGDEHPHPGGKHRLERRTASLLRAIAVRFPGIGPWLWQRARRFGIPIFGDSQKVIRSGNWFGNDTIWRMCLDLNKLVLYGIADGRLREPLPENRKRHYVLVDGIIAGEGRGPLNPDPVPAGTMLFGINPASVDAACAWLMGFDPEKIPIVRRAFQVKQCPLVDHDWRDVELISNVEAWSGPLVDVPDDATFHFEPHFGWKGQVERQPAEVLAR, encoded by the coding sequence ATGCCCAAACAGGTCGTAGCGTTCCGAAGCCGATTCGCCCAGTATCCCGATCTGCCACCGTTCCACCCCTCTGAACGCTATCCGGAATACGCCTTTGGCGAGTTTGAGGCTTCGGCGAACCATGCCTATGCTGCCGTCCGCGAATGCTTTCGACTCGCTGGCCTCGACGCCACGCATTTCGGAACACCCGAATGGAATCCCCTCGGAGAGTTGATGCATCCCGGCGAGACGGTTGTTCTCAAGCCCAACATGGTGAAGGAAACCCATCCCCGTGATCCTAAGGGCTGGCAGTATGTCCTCACTCATGGCAGCGTGATCCGTGCGGCGGCGGACTACATCTGGAAAGCCATTGGCTCGCCAGGCAAGTTATATCTCGCTGATGCTCCGCAGACGGATTCGTCGTGGACTGGATTGGTTCGCGTTCTGGGTCTCGAGTCTATTCAAGAGTTTTATCGCCGGCAGGGGTTCCTCTTCGAACTCGTTGATCTCCGTCGTGAGGAGTGGACCAGCAAAGACGATGTCATTGTCGAGCGAAGAAGGCTCCAGGGAGATCCCAATGGAACAGCCGTCCTTGATCTCAAGGACGCAAGTGAATTCGTTGGTCATAACGGCACCGGCCATTACTACGGAGCGGATTACGATTCCGGCGAGGTCAATCGGCACCACTCGGGCGGGCACCACGAATACATGATCGCGGGAACGGTCATCAAGGCTGATGTAGTATTCAGCTTGCCCAAACTCAAAACGCACAAGAAAGCCGGTATCACGGTAAGTCTTAAGAACCTGGTCGGAGTGAATGCAGATAAGAACTGGTTGCCCCATCACACCGAAGGCGACCCGAAGGATGGTGGGGATGAGCATCCTCACCCCGGCGGAAAGCACCGCCTGGAGCGTCGGACTGCATCACTTCTTCGCGCCATCGCAGTGCGTTTTCCGGGAATCGGTCCGTGGCTCTGGCAAAGGGCACGCCGGTTCGGTATACCGATATTCGGTGACAGTCAGAAGGTCATTCGGAGTGGCAACTGGTTCGGAAACGACACCATTTGGCGGATGTGCCTCGACCTGAACAAGTTGGTTTTGTATGGCATTGCTGACGGAAGACTGCGCGAACCTCTGCCGGAAAACCGCAAGCGTCACTATGTTCTAGTGGACGGTATCATCGCCGGTGAAGGCAGAGGACCGCTGAATCCCGACCCTGTGCCTGCGGGCACGATGCTCTTCGGCATCAATCCGGCGAGTGTCGACGCCGCTTGCGCGTGGCTGATGGGCTTTGACCCGGAAAAGATACCGATCGTCCGACGGGCATTCCAGGTTAAGCAATGCCCCCTGGTCGATCACGACTGGCGCGATGTTGAGTTGATCAGCAATGTCGAGGCGTGGAGCGGGCCATTGGTTGATGTACCTGACGACGCGACTTTCCATTTCGAACCGCACTTCGGGTGGAAAGGCCAAGTGGAGCGACAACCAGCCGAGGTTCTCGCGCGATGA
- a CDS encoding bi-domain-containing oxidoreductase yields the protein MFQSVRSGASTVEEVPAPALTPGHVLVRNAASLVSAGTERMVIEFAEKNMLQKAKARPDLVRQVMDKARREGVLNALDAVSSRLDQPLSLGYSSAGTVIAVGEGITDIAVGDRVACSGMNYASHAEIISVPRMLVTPLPSTKFSFEDAAFTTVGAIALHGIRLAEVKLGETVAVIGLGLIGQLTVQMLKAAGCIVLGMDLDTERCHLAEQNGCDDTANKAEGFKSLVASRTKDRGADAVIITAASTSSEPVEVAGTIARSRAVVVAVGAVGTELPRKSYYEKELDFRISRSYGPGRYDPEYEEKGHDYPVSYVRWTESRNMEAFLQLVADSRITLSSLITHRFEIEQAAQAYDLITGKKNERFMGVLIRYRENVDERRRIDLIPESTSSKKEAIRIGVLGAGLFGGQVLLPAMQKAGGIEFVGVCTATGATGRHAATRFGFRYCTTDQNEILRDSSINTVLVATRHHLHAQQVVAALNAGKHVFCEKPLCLTREELAEVVQANSAAREELLMLGYNRRFAPMAVAMKQFFSAVHGPIAANYRVNAGAIPANHWVHDPSQGGGRILGEVCHFMDFLIFLTGSLPRTLFAAALPSPGNPSDSVVVNLTFENGSIGSISYIAEGDKAFGKERVEAFGGGRVAVLDDFRTLELVKDGRRTTKKSTLRQDKGHIAEWQAFSRSIRQGGASPIPFREIVAGTEATLAITESLRTGKPVALDFHAFAAAPRQ from the coding sequence ATGTTCCAATCCGTCCGCTCCGGTGCAAGCACCGTCGAGGAAGTTCCCGCCCCGGCCCTTACACCCGGACATGTGCTCGTCCGAAATGCGGCGTCGCTCGTCTCAGCCGGCACCGAGCGAATGGTAATCGAGTTCGCCGAGAAGAACATGCTGCAAAAGGCAAAGGCGCGTCCCGATCTCGTCCGGCAAGTCATGGACAAGGCGCGACGGGAAGGTGTGCTGAACGCGCTCGATGCTGTAAGTAGCCGTCTCGATCAGCCTCTCAGCCTGGGTTACAGCAGCGCCGGAACTGTCATCGCTGTGGGTGAAGGTATCACCGACATCGCGGTCGGCGATCGTGTCGCGTGCTCCGGCATGAACTACGCGAGCCACGCCGAAATCATTTCCGTGCCGCGAATGCTGGTGACACCGCTTCCGTCGACGAAGTTCAGCTTTGAAGATGCAGCCTTCACGACCGTCGGCGCCATCGCTCTCCACGGGATTCGGCTGGCCGAGGTGAAACTCGGCGAAACCGTCGCCGTGATCGGCCTTGGCCTGATTGGTCAACTCACGGTGCAGATGCTGAAGGCTGCCGGATGCATCGTGCTCGGAATGGATCTCGACACCGAGCGCTGTCACCTCGCCGAACAGAACGGGTGTGACGATACCGCGAACAAGGCGGAGGGATTCAAATCGCTCGTTGCCTCTCGTACGAAAGATCGAGGGGCCGATGCTGTCATCATCACCGCTGCATCTACGAGCAGCGAACCGGTTGAAGTGGCCGGAACCATCGCGCGATCCAGGGCGGTCGTCGTCGCTGTTGGCGCGGTCGGGACAGAGCTTCCGCGGAAATCTTATTACGAGAAGGAACTCGATTTCCGCATCTCGCGCTCCTACGGCCCGGGACGGTACGATCCCGAGTATGAAGAAAAGGGGCACGATTATCCGGTGTCGTACGTGCGCTGGACCGAGTCGCGCAACATGGAAGCGTTCCTGCAACTTGTTGCCGATTCGAGGATCACCCTGTCCTCGCTCATCACTCATCGATTCGAGATCGAGCAGGCCGCGCAAGCATACGACCTGATTACTGGAAAGAAGAATGAGCGTTTCATGGGCGTGCTCATTCGTTATCGCGAAAACGTTGATGAGCGGCGACGAATAGACCTGATTCCGGAATCCACGAGCAGCAAGAAGGAAGCGATTCGAATAGGTGTTCTCGGCGCGGGACTTTTTGGCGGTCAAGTGTTGTTGCCGGCGATGCAGAAAGCCGGAGGAATTGAGTTTGTCGGGGTGTGCACCGCCACTGGTGCTACCGGACGGCATGCTGCGACTCGCTTTGGATTCCGCTATTGCACTACCGATCAAAACGAAATTCTTCGTGACTCGTCTATCAATACGGTTCTGGTTGCGACGCGCCATCACCTGCACGCACAGCAGGTTGTCGCGGCTCTGAATGCGGGCAAGCACGTCTTCTGCGAAAAACCGTTGTGTCTTACAAGAGAGGAACTAGCCGAGGTTGTGCAAGCAAACTCAGCGGCTCGGGAAGAACTGCTGATGCTCGGCTATAACCGGCGGTTCGCCCCAATGGCGGTCGCCATGAAGCAATTTTTTTCCGCCGTGCACGGACCAATCGCGGCCAATTACCGCGTCAACGCGGGAGCGATTCCCGCGAATCACTGGGTACACGACCCCTCGCAGGGCGGCGGACGCATTCTCGGTGAGGTTTGCCATTTCATGGATTTCCTGATCTTCCTGACTGGCTCATTGCCGCGAACTCTTTTTGCCGCTGCATTACCCTCGCCCGGGAATCCATCAGACAGCGTGGTCGTGAACCTCACATTTGAAAATGGCTCGATTGGATCCATTTCCTACATCGCCGAAGGTGATAAGGCATTCGGGAAAGAACGTGTCGAAGCTTTCGGCGGCGGTCGCGTCGCTGTACTCGACGATTTCCGTACGCTTGAGCTCGTGAAGGACGGACGAAGAACTACAAAAAAATCGACGCTGCGGCAGGATAAGGGACACATCGCGGAATGGCAGGCGTTCAGTAGGTCTATCCGTCAAGGCGGCGCGTCGCCAATTCCGTTTCGAGAGATTGTCGCGGGAACGGAGGCCACGCTCGCCATCACTGAAAGCCTCCGCACCGGAAAGCCAGTCGCACTCGACTTCCATGCCTTTGCCGCTGCGCCCCGACAATGA
- a CDS encoding glycosyltransferase — MTSTGIRVLVLTSLFPSHPGDKQGKFVLDQVRELAAQGCDVTVMVARPWLPGFLNSIAGTSKRPVDPSVYAAERFQVANARFFSLPRYVLGTHAAHFITQLVNDVRTIHEQSRIDVIHAHGIPLGYVAVAAAEELGIPSLLTIHGIETAPRFDDSQAKRDQIGRMLEETDKVVLVGSPLLEYIRRYTTRSDHCVVINNGFVAYQELVPSTRIPRMRPARVIAVSNYEPSKGFELLIEAIASLESDIREQIETVLVGGGSEFAQLLSRVGELGLTSHLHYLGPLAHESVMSELLAADIFCLPSWREAFGIMYAEAMSLGKFTVGCDGQGPSDFIRHLETGYLVAPRTATAVAEALRWAVRHLDERNKIADAGRSFVCGHLTWRHNASRILEIYRELLTTKTEARKSGVASYS, encoded by the coding sequence ATGACGAGCACAGGCATACGCGTCCTCGTACTCACTTCGTTGTTTCCGTCGCATCCTGGCGATAAGCAGGGAAAATTCGTGCTCGACCAGGTACGCGAACTGGCGGCACAAGGCTGCGATGTCACTGTGATGGTCGCTCGTCCGTGGCTGCCCGGCTTTCTGAACTCCATCGCAGGAACCAGCAAGCGCCCGGTTGATCCGAGCGTTTACGCTGCAGAACGTTTTCAGGTTGCAAACGCCAGATTCTTCAGTCTGCCCCGGTACGTGTTGGGAACTCACGCCGCTCATTTCATTACGCAGCTTGTGAACGACGTTCGAACGATCCATGAGCAATCGAGAATAGACGTCATCCACGCGCACGGAATTCCACTCGGGTATGTCGCTGTGGCCGCCGCTGAGGAACTGGGGATTCCATCCCTTCTCACGATTCATGGCATCGAAACCGCGCCGCGATTCGATGACAGCCAAGCCAAGCGCGACCAGATTGGGCGGATGCTGGAAGAGACCGACAAGGTCGTGCTCGTAGGCTCACCGCTCTTGGAGTACATCCGCCGATACACAACCAGATCGGATCATTGCGTGGTCATTAACAACGGGTTTGTTGCATATCAAGAGCTCGTACCGTCGACTCGAATTCCCCGGATGCGCCCTGCCCGTGTCATAGCCGTTTCCAACTATGAGCCGAGTAAGGGTTTCGAGTTGCTGATTGAAGCAATTGCTTCGCTCGAATCGGATATTCGTGAACAGATCGAGACTGTTCTCGTCGGCGGTGGCTCGGAATTCGCGCAACTGCTATCTAGGGTCGGCGAACTCGGACTAACCTCGCATCTTCATTACCTCGGACCTCTCGCGCATGAATCGGTAATGTCCGAGCTGTTGGCGGCCGACATCTTCTGTCTCCCGAGTTGGCGCGAAGCCTTTGGCATCATGTATGCCGAAGCGATGTCGTTGGGAAAGTTCACTGTCGGCTGTGACGGTCAGGGGCCGTCGGATTTTATTCGCCACCTGGAGACCGGGTACCTGGTCGCGCCGCGAACTGCGACCGCAGTTGCCGAAGCCTTGCGCTGGGCAGTGCGGCATCTGGATGAGCGGAACAAAATCGCCGACGCCGGACGTTCATTTGTCTGTGGGCATTTGACTTGGCGTCACAACGCATCCAGAATCTTAGAAATCTATCGCGAGTTACTCACGACAAAGACGGAGGCGCGCAAATCAGGGGTCGCTTCCTACTCGTAG